One Sporocytophaga myxococcoides DNA segment encodes these proteins:
- a CDS encoding YiiX family permuted papain-like enzyme: MRNKTLLFLAVLIALSIFSYVSTAREEVYNSFDKKIQKGQFLEGDIIFQNLDSDQCRAAKLATRSKFSHVGIITLEKGKEFVLEAVEPVCMTPLDEWIKRGNNGFYTVMRLKDRDKYLIATNVSTAKKFAKEMLGKHCDIFFNWSDDQLYCSELVWKIYQRAFKLQLCPLKKMKDFDLSSPEVRAVLEMRYGKNPPLDELVVAPSDLAESKLLYVVEKNNLK; the protein is encoded by the coding sequence ATGAGAAATAAAACATTATTGTTTTTGGCTGTACTTATTGCTCTCTCTATTTTTAGTTATGTTTCAACAGCAAGAGAAGAGGTTTATAATAGTTTTGATAAAAAGATACAAAAGGGACAATTTTTAGAAGGAGACATCATTTTTCAAAACCTGGATTCTGATCAATGCAGGGCAGCGAAGCTTGCTACACGTTCAAAATTCAGTCATGTTGGAATTATTACTCTGGAAAAAGGGAAGGAATTCGTATTGGAAGCTGTTGAGCCTGTTTGTATGACTCCGCTTGATGAATGGATTAAAAGAGGTAATAACGGTTTTTATACTGTCATGAGGTTGAAAGATCGTGATAAATACCTGATTGCTACAAATGTTTCTACAGCAAAGAAGTTTGCAAAAGAGATGCTTGGAAAGCACTGTGACATTTTTTTTAACTGGTCTGACGACCAGTTATATTGTTCTGAACTTGTCTGGAAGATATACCAAAGGGCTTTTAAATTGCAACTCTGTCCGTTGAAGAAGATGAAGGATTTTGATCTTAGTTCGCCAGAAGTAAGAGCAGTATTGGAAATGAGGTATGGAAAAAATCCTCCACTAGATGAGCTGGTGGTTGCACCTTCAGATCTTGCAGAGTCTAAATTATTGTATGTCGTTGAGAAAAATAACCTGAAATAA
- a CDS encoding DUF2267 domain-containing protein produces MSIHFDKFASDGNAFIKELCMRFNYPDRRKQACIIVRAVLHTLRDSITIPESLNVLSQLPMFLKAVYVENWKYREKPRRHKNIEDFTRAVEEEQRAYGESRFDWDISTEEIVRTVLDSLGKYISEGEFEDIAAELPQPLKDLVQIKIKT; encoded by the coding sequence ATGTCTATTCATTTTGATAAATTCGCTTCTGACGGAAACGCTTTTATAAAAGAACTCTGTATGCGGTTCAACTATCCGGACAGAAGAAAACAGGCTTGTATAATAGTCAGAGCTGTTTTACATACGTTAAGAGACAGTATCACAATTCCGGAATCACTTAATGTACTTTCTCAATTGCCAATGTTTTTAAAAGCTGTTTATGTAGAAAATTGGAAATACAGGGAAAAACCGAGAAGACATAAAAACATTGAAGATTTTACAAGAGCTGTTGAGGAAGAACAAAGAGCTTATGGAGAAAGTCGGTTTGATTGGGATATTTCTACGGAAGAAATAGTTAGAACAGTTCTAGACAGCCTTGGCAAATATATTTCTGAGGGAGAATTCGAAGATATTGCGGCAGAACTGCCACAGCCACTGAAGGATCTGGTACAGATTAAAATCAAAACATAA
- a CDS encoding glycerol-3-phosphate dehydrogenase/oxidase, producing MIGFSNKNRGLFNSRLKNEKFDVLIIGGGITGAGILLDAQTRGLKAALIEMQDFAQGTSSRSTKLIHGGLRYLKQLEFALVAEVGKERAIVHKNAPHLTVAERMLLPLTEKGSIGKLGARFGLWLYDFLAGVKKGERRIMLSADDVLKIEPLLDRTMTIGGALYYEYRTDDSRLTFEIIKEGMLRGGLAINYLKAETMLFNAERMIVGVKAKDLITEETFSINADYVINATGPWVDETDALDQSSKKSKIIHTKGVHIVVDHKKLPISQSVYFDVPDGRMVFAIPREGKTYIGTTDTFYTGDMINPEITFEDRQYLVNATNQIFTNVNLELSDIESGWAGLRPLVREEGKSPSAISRKDEVFEYESGLITIAGGKLTGYRKMAEKVVDIIRKRIKAERSKDIGSCQTAEIQLAGGKFSENIENVLAFFIKEGDKIGLSAKETEKIFYRFGSNTGKVLNFANGVPLSGLPLYWSIQLQYCLEEEMIAGAEDFFVRRTGALYFDILEVRDHKEAVINHIANYFQWSDIVKEKSFKLIDNLLLNF from the coding sequence ATGATAGGTTTCAGCAATAAAAACAGAGGTTTGTTCAACAGTCGTTTGAAAAATGAAAAGTTCGATGTATTGATTATTGGAGGTGGGATTACAGGGGCAGGTATTCTATTAGATGCCCAAACTCGAGGACTGAAGGCGGCCTTGATTGAAATGCAGGATTTTGCACAAGGTACTTCCAGTCGTTCTACAAAGCTTATTCATGGAGGATTGCGATATCTCAAGCAGTTAGAGTTTGCCCTTGTCGCAGAAGTTGGTAAAGAGAGAGCAATTGTACATAAAAACGCTCCTCACCTGACTGTTGCTGAAAGAATGTTATTGCCTCTGACTGAAAAGGGAAGCATTGGCAAGCTAGGAGCTAGGTTCGGACTTTGGTTATACGATTTTCTTGCAGGTGTAAAAAAGGGTGAACGCCGGATTATGCTTTCTGCTGATGATGTTCTGAAAATAGAGCCATTGCTTGACAGAACTATGACTATTGGTGGTGCTTTGTATTATGAATACAGGACTGACGATTCTCGTCTTACTTTTGAAATAATAAAGGAAGGGATGCTCCGGGGTGGACTTGCTATCAATTATCTGAAGGCAGAAACGATGTTATTTAACGCTGAAAGAATGATTGTTGGTGTTAAGGCTAAAGATCTGATTACAGAAGAAACATTTTCTATTAATGCAGATTATGTAATTAATGCAACAGGTCCATGGGTTGATGAAACAGATGCTTTGGATCAATCTTCTAAAAAGTCAAAAATCATCCATACAAAAGGAGTTCATATTGTAGTTGATCATAAGAAACTTCCAATAAGCCAGTCTGTATATTTTGATGTACCTGATGGAAGAATGGTTTTCGCTATTCCGAGGGAGGGTAAGACCTACATTGGCACTACAGATACTTTTTATACAGGAGATATGATTAATCCGGAAATCACTTTTGAAGATCGTCAATATCTGGTAAATGCGACAAATCAGATTTTTACCAATGTAAATTTAGAGCTTTCTGATATAGAATCTGGCTGGGCCGGACTCAGACCGTTGGTGAGGGAGGAAGGAAAGTCGCCCTCAGCAATTAGCAGAAAAGATGAAGTATTTGAATATGAAAGCGGACTAATAACCATCGCCGGAGGAAAACTAACAGGTTATAGAAAGATGGCAGAAAAGGTAGTAGATATCATCCGAAAAAGAATTAAAGCCGAAAGAAGTAAAGACATTGGTAGTTGTCAGACAGCTGAAATACAGCTTGCCGGCGGGAAGTTTTCTGAGAATATTGAGAATGTCCTGGCCTTTTTTATTAAAGAAGGGGATAAAATTGGTCTTTCTGCTAAAGAGACGGAAAAGATCTTTTACAGATTCGGATCGAATACAGGAAAGGTTTTAAATTTTGCGAATGGAGTACCTTTAAGTGGACTTCCATTGTACTGGAGTATCCAACTTCAATATTGTCTCGAAGAAGAAATGATTGCAGGGGCTGAAGATTTTTTTGTCAGGAGGACTGGAGCTCTTTATTTTGATATTCTAGAGGTTAGAGATCATAAAGAAGCTGTTATAAATCACATTGCCAATTACTTTCAATGGTCGGACATTGTGAAGGAGAAAAGTTTTAAATTGATTGACAATCTGTTGCTTAATTTTTAA
- a CDS encoding KUP/HAK/KT family potassium transporter has product MKSSKYAVDTVSFAGLLITLGIIYGDIGTSPLYVMKAVIGGSEVNEDLVLGGLSCVFWTLTLQTTVKYVILTLRADNNGEGGIFSLFALIRRRSPYLVFPAMIGGSMLLADGIITPPISVSSAIEGLRIFNPEINTIPIVICILVFLFVIQGLGTKFMGNAFGPIMFIWFCMLATMGIKEVMQYPHVLRCINPYYAYNLLMNYPGGLWLLGAVFLCTTGAEALYSDLGHCGRPNIRISWIFVKSCLLLNYMGQGAWILHSSGGFLNGRNPFYAVMPQWFLPIGIGVATMAAIIASQALISGSFTLISEAIRLNLWPKVKLSFPTIMKGQIYVPSINWLMLAGCIGIVMYFKESSQMEAAYGLAINITMIVTTMLLCFYLYFVRKVTFFWVALVFVVYMAIELTFLVGNLTKFMHGGYVTLLISGLLIYVMYTWYAARKIKNRLTEFIKLDDYIPLLKELSNDLSIPKYATHLVYLTSANSIKEIESKVIYSIFQKQPKRADIYWFLHIDVLDEPYTMEYKVKFLEPNDVIRVDFRLGFRVEHRINLFFRKVVEDLVANKEVDFTSRYTSLSKRNVIGDFRFVVLEKHLSHDNDLSADERLIMNSYFILKEISLSETSAFGLDTSSVSVEKVPLVISPMEHFDLRRIE; this is encoded by the coding sequence ATGAAAAGCTCAAAGTACGCAGTTGACACAGTCAGTTTTGCCGGTTTATTAATTACGCTTGGGATTATTTATGGTGATATCGGAACGTCACCCCTATACGTAATGAAAGCGGTAATAGGTGGCAGCGAAGTAAATGAAGATCTGGTGCTGGGAGGTTTATCCTGTGTATTCTGGACTTTGACACTTCAGACTACGGTCAAATATGTTATACTTACACTTAGAGCAGATAACAATGGTGAAGGCGGAATCTTCTCTTTATTTGCTCTGATCCGCAGAAGAAGTCCTTATTTGGTATTCCCCGCAATGATTGGTGGAAGCATGTTGCTTGCTGATGGTATTATTACGCCTCCAATTTCTGTTTCCTCTGCCATTGAAGGTTTAAGGATCTTTAATCCGGAGATAAATACAATACCGATTGTTATCTGTATACTGGTTTTTCTTTTTGTCATTCAGGGGCTTGGGACTAAGTTCATGGGTAACGCTTTTGGCCCTATCATGTTCATATGGTTTTGCATGCTTGCAACAATGGGAATAAAAGAAGTAATGCAGTATCCTCATGTATTGCGATGTATCAATCCATACTATGCATACAATCTTTTGATGAATTATCCAGGAGGCTTGTGGCTTCTAGGTGCTGTATTTCTTTGTACTACCGGGGCGGAAGCATTATACTCAGACCTTGGGCACTGTGGAAGACCCAATATCAGAATTTCATGGATTTTTGTAAAATCATGTCTGTTGTTGAATTATATGGGGCAGGGAGCATGGATATTACATAGCTCAGGAGGTTTCTTGAATGGAAGGAATCCTTTTTATGCAGTAATGCCTCAATGGTTTCTTCCGATTGGAATTGGTGTAGCAACAATGGCAGCTATTATTGCCTCTCAGGCATTAATCAGCGGATCCTTTACACTTATTTCTGAAGCCATCAGATTGAATTTGTGGCCAAAGGTAAAGCTTAGTTTTCCTACCATCATGAAAGGCCAGATTTATGTACCAAGTATCAACTGGTTGATGCTTGCAGGGTGTATTGGTATTGTGATGTATTTTAAAGAGTCTTCTCAAATGGAAGCTGCTTATGGTCTTGCTATCAATATTACCATGATCGTAACCACCATGCTACTTTGTTTTTACCTATATTTTGTAAGAAAGGTGACTTTCTTCTGGGTGGCATTGGTTTTTGTAGTTTACATGGCAATTGAACTCACATTCCTTGTTGGTAACCTTACTAAATTCATGCATGGTGGTTATGTTACACTCTTGATCAGTGGCCTTCTGATATATGTAATGTATACATGGTATGCCGCACGTAAAATCAAAAACAGACTTACTGAATTTATTAAGCTGGATGATTATATCCCTCTTCTTAAAGAACTCAGTAATGACCTTTCTATTCCTAAATATGCTACTCACCTTGTATACTTAACCAGTGCCAATAGCATTAAAGAAATAGAATCAAAGGTAATCTATTCAATTTTTCAGAAACAGCCCAAAAGAGCAGATATTTATTGGTTTCTCCATATTGACGTTCTTGACGAACCCTATACCATGGAATATAAAGTGAAGTTCCTGGAGCCGAATGATGTAATTCGTGTAGATTTCAGACTGGGTTTTAGAGTAGAACACAGGATTAACCTCTTCTTCAGAAAAGTTGTTGAGGATCTGGTCGCAAACAAAGAAGTGGATTTTACCAGCCGGTATACTTCACTTTCCAAAAGAAATGTTATAGGAGATTTCAGGTTTGTTGTGCTTGAGAAACACCTGAGTCATGATAATGATTTGTCAGCGGATGAAAGGCTGATTATGAACAGCTATTTTATACTGAAAGAAATCAGCTTGTCTGAAACAAGCGCATTTGGCCTGGACACCAGTTCTGTGTCAGTAGAAAAGGTGCCTTTAGTAATTTCACCAATGGAGCATTTCGACCTGAGGAGAATAGAATAA
- a CDS encoding inositol monophosphatase family protein: MNLEHICLKVVDLTKDVMNFLKKEQEEFDRSNIELKGKNDLVSYVDKQSEMLLVRGLKEILPEAGFITEEATISQEEKKYTWIIDPLDGTTNYLHKMPLFSISVGLMSEGRIILGVVHEVNLDECFYAWEGGGAFLNGNRIFVNDNTALKASLIATGFRYKQLDKTEAYFNIINEFVKTTNGVRRLGSTAVDLAYVACGRLDGCLEYNLNSWDIAAGVLLVKEAGGAVTDFTGGNDFLSGKEVLACGKAFEEISTAVKDRWN; this comes from the coding sequence ATGAATCTGGAGCATATCTGCCTAAAAGTAGTCGATTTGACCAAAGATGTAATGAACTTTCTAAAGAAGGAACAGGAGGAATTTGACCGCTCAAATATTGAGTTGAAAGGCAAAAATGACCTTGTATCTTATGTCGACAAACAATCAGAAATGCTACTTGTCCGAGGATTGAAAGAAATTCTTCCTGAGGCTGGCTTTATCACTGAAGAAGCGACGATTTCCCAAGAAGAAAAAAAATATACATGGATTATAGATCCTTTGGATGGGACCACGAATTATCTTCATAAGATGCCTCTTTTTTCCATCAGTGTAGGTTTGATGTCAGAAGGCAGAATAATTTTAGGGGTGGTTCATGAAGTAAACCTGGACGAATGTTTCTATGCCTGGGAAGGAGGTGGAGCTTTCTTGAATGGAAATAGGATATTTGTGAATGATAATACTGCACTTAAAGCCTCTCTTATCGCCACAGGATTCCGATATAAGCAGCTTGATAAAACAGAAGCTTATTTCAATATTATTAATGAATTTGTTAAAACCACCAATGGTGTAAGAAGGTTAGGCTCGACAGCTGTAGATCTTGCCTATGTGGCATGCGGAAGACTTGACGGGTGTCTGGAGTATAACCTCAACAGCTGGGATATAGCTGCCGGTGTTTTGCTTGTTAAAGAAGCTGGTGGTGCTGTGACTGATTTTACCGGAGGGAATGATTTTCTTTCAGGAAAAGAAGTTTTAGCCTGCGGAAAAGCATTTGAAGAAATCAGCACTGCCGTGAAAGATCGCTGGAATTAG
- a CDS encoding inositol monophosphatase family protein — MNLEHLCLEVIALTKEVRNFIKHELENFDLSKIEHKGKNDLVSYVDKQSETMLVKGLKDILPEAGFITEEATINREEKTYTWIIDPLDGTTNFLHKVPSFSISVGLMTEGRIIVGVVHEVNLNECFYAWEEGGAYLNGTQIFVNTNTKLEESLIGTGFPYSLLDKTDVYFEIIKEFVKKTHGVRRLGSAAVDLAYVACGRFDGYFEFNLKIWDIAAGILLVKEAGGTVTDFKEGNDYLSGKEVLACGKAFEEISAVIKQRWS, encoded by the coding sequence ATGAATCTGGAACATCTTTGCCTTGAAGTAATCGCATTAACCAAAGAAGTACGCAACTTCATTAAGCATGAACTTGAAAATTTTGACCTTTCAAAAATTGAACATAAAGGAAAAAATGACTTGGTATCATATGTTGACAAGCAGTCGGAAACCATGCTTGTAAAGGGTTTAAAAGATATACTTCCTGAAGCCGGCTTTATCACTGAAGAAGCAACTATCAACAGGGAAGAAAAAACCTACACCTGGATCATAGATCCTCTGGATGGAACAACCAACTTCCTGCATAAGGTGCCATCCTTTTCAATCAGTGTAGGATTGATGACAGAAGGAAGAATAATCGTGGGAGTGGTTCATGAAGTGAACCTAAATGAATGTTTCTATGCTTGGGAAGAAGGGGGAGCGTACTTAAACGGAACCCAGATTTTTGTCAATACAAATACCAAACTTGAAGAATCTCTTATCGGAACAGGATTTCCCTATAGTTTGCTTGACAAAACCGATGTTTATTTCGAAATTATAAAAGAATTCGTAAAAAAGACTCATGGCGTCAGAAGGTTAGGCTCTGCAGCTGTTGACTTAGCTTATGTGGCTTGCGGTAGATTTGATGGTTATTTTGAATTCAATCTCAAAATCTGGGATATAGCTGCCGGCATTCTGCTCGTTAAAGAAGCTGGAGGAACAGTGACTGATTTTAAGGAAGGAAATGATTATCTGTCTGGTAAAGAAGTTTTAGCCTGCGGAAAAGCATTTGAAGAAATCAGCGCCGTGATCAAACAAAGATGGAGTTAA
- a CDS encoding lipoprotein N-acyltransferase Lnb domain-containing protein: MMKKFWLLLLSAFIPFISFSIPQLSPYAKVSLITVSPGQELYSSFGHSAIWIKDDSNHIDKIYNYGTFDFDTPGFYSKFVRGKLLYMLSVSRSDYLIYGAEQEQRSVIEQQLNMTSSQKQKLYNFLEINYLPENRYYKYDFFYDNCSSRLRDAFKAALGDSLQFKNIAFKNQSFRQLIDPYLVNKQFQDLGMDLGLGAPADRIATPSQYMFLPDHLMNAIGNATVLSDSGKTAFVARNNVLFKANQPKEESMLVTPAMVFAILLLIGGFSTFVTWKKRPQKFTMDGILFLILGLFGLLLLFLWFGTDHKVTVHNWNIIWAFPTHIIVAILLFKKKRSFSTGYYFLFNGIVVLIFTACISILPQEINMAIVPLLLLIIIRSFTLYYKITKRRNYYPI, translated from the coding sequence ATGATGAAAAAATTCTGGCTGCTGCTATTATCCGCATTTATCCCATTCATATCTTTTTCAATACCCCAACTTTCCCCCTATGCCAAGGTAAGTCTGATCACGGTTTCTCCAGGACAAGAGTTATATTCAAGCTTTGGTCACAGCGCGATCTGGATTAAAGATGATTCCAATCACATAGATAAAATTTATAACTACGGCACTTTCGACTTCGATACTCCCGGATTTTATTCGAAGTTTGTCAGAGGAAAGCTTTTGTATATGCTTTCCGTTTCCAGATCTGACTATCTGATTTATGGAGCAGAACAGGAGCAAAGATCTGTGATAGAACAGCAGCTTAACATGACTTCATCACAAAAGCAAAAGCTTTATAATTTTCTGGAAATAAACTATTTGCCTGAAAACCGATACTATAAATACGACTTCTTTTATGACAATTGTTCTTCAAGGTTAAGAGATGCCTTTAAAGCTGCGTTGGGAGATTCACTTCAATTTAAAAATATAGCTTTTAAAAATCAAAGCTTCAGGCAATTGATAGATCCATACCTTGTAAATAAGCAGTTTCAGGACCTGGGGATGGATCTCGGTCTTGGAGCACCGGCAGACAGGATTGCTACTCCTTCACAATATATGTTTCTCCCGGATCACCTCATGAATGCCATAGGCAATGCTACTGTGCTTTCTGATTCAGGGAAAACCGCATTTGTAGCCAGGAACAACGTTCTTTTTAAAGCAAATCAACCCAAGGAAGAGAGCATGTTAGTGACACCTGCAATGGTATTCGCTATCCTTCTATTGATCGGGGGCTTCTCTACTTTTGTTACCTGGAAAAAAAGACCTCAAAAATTTACAATGGATGGAATCCTGTTTCTGATACTTGGCCTATTCGGTCTCTTGCTGTTGTTTCTTTGGTTTGGCACAGATCATAAAGTAACTGTCCACAACTGGAATATAATATGGGCATTTCCAACGCACATCATAGTTGCCATACTTCTATTCAAAAAGAAAAGAAGCTTCAGCACCGGTTATTATTTCCTTTTTAATGGAATAGTAGTTCTGATATTTACTGCGTGTATTTCCATCCTTCCTCAGGAAATAAATATGGCCATTGTTCCATTGCTCCTGCTTATTATCATTAGGTCCTTCACCCTTTATTATAAAATCACAAAAAGAAGAAATTACTACCCTATATGA